From the genome of Pectobacterium atrosepticum:
ACCGGATGGCACGCCGGTATTGGACTTTGATGCCAATCCAGCCTGTTACAGCGCAGAAGCGCTTGCCAGCCTGCAAGAAACCCTGTTCACGCTGCTTCAGCGCTGGCTGGCGCAGCCGCAGCAAACCAGCGGCGAACTGCTAGGACGCTGGCTGCGTGAAGAACGTGAACTGGCACTGATCACCAGCCGCGAACCTGAACCGTTTGTTGAGCCGGTTCTGACGGCGATTACCAAGCAGGCGCGTAAGAACCCGAGTTATATCGCATTGGCGCAGCGCGATCGACAATACAGTTATCAGCAACTGCTGGATCTGAGCGGTCAGGCCGCTGCGGCGCTACATGAGCGCGGCGTACAGCCCGGTGAACGCATCGGCATTATGCTGAACCGTAGCCCTGAAACCATTATCAGTTTGCTGGCCGTGATGCAGTGCGGCGCGGTTTATGTGCCGCTCGACCCTGAACAGCCGCGTGAACGTCAGCAGCACATCATCCAGATTGCCGGGCTGCGTACGATTGTGACGCAGGCGGATTACCAGCATCGGCTGGCCTCCGTCTTTTCCGGTGAAATCGTTCTGGCGGGGCATCTTTTGTCATCCAGCGCGCAGGCCGTGGCGCTGCCGACTGCGGAATCGAGAGAAGGCCAGATTGCTTATGTCATGTTCACTTCGGGATCGACCGGATTGCCGAAAGGCGTGGAGATCGGTGCCAGCGCGCTGGATCACTTCACGGCGGCGGCACGTCAGCGCTACGGCCTGCGTGCAGAGGATCGCGTGCTGCAATTTGCTCCGTTTAACTTTGATGCCAGCATCGAAGAGGTTTTTGCCACGCTGACCAGTGGTGCGACGCTGGTGCTGCGTACCGATGAAATGCTGGAATCGATTCCCACCTTTGTCGAACAGGTAGACGCACAGGCGATTACGCTGCTCGATCTGCCGACTGCATTCTGGAACGAATGGGTGGTGGGGCTGAAAACTGGCACGCTAACCATGCCTTCTGCACTGCGCGCTATCATCATCGGTGGTGAAGCCGTGTATCCCGAACAGCTGGTGCAGTGGCAACGCCACGCGCCGGACACGTTGCGTTTAATCAACACATATGGCCCCACTGAAACCACGGTGGTGGCGACCAGTTGCGACCTGCAAACCCAGTCTGCTGATGTGGCGCAGCTCCCTATCGGTCTGCCGTTGGCTGGGGTAAACGCACTGGTTCTGGCGGCGGGCGATCGCCCTGCGGCGGAAGGTGAACTGGTGCTGCTGGGGCCAACGCTGGCCGCGGGTTACATCGGTACGGAACACACCGCGTTTACGCAGTTGGCGGTGGGCGATCGACATCTGCCAGCCTACCGCACGGGTGACAGAGTGCGTCTGGAAAAAGGACACCTGTTGTACCTCGGGCGCATGGATAACGAATTTAAAATCAGCGGCTATCGGATTCAGCCAGGGGAAGTAGAATCCCATTTGCTGGCGCAGCCGGATGTCGATGAAGCCTGCGTGCAGGGCATTGTTTACCCCAACGGCGTACGGCGGCTGGTGGCGTTTGTCGCCACGAAAGAGGGCGAGATCGATGCGCGTGCGCTGAAACAACGCCTGAGCAGTGTACTGCCGTCTGCCATGATCCCCACCGATTATCGTGCTTTCCATCAGTTGCCGAAAACCGGGTCCAATAAGGTCGATCGCAAGCGTCTGCTGGCGGAATATCACGATGATGCACCGACGCAGGCGCTAGCCAGCGACACCGAGAATCGGGTCAGCGCCATCTGGCAGCAGATCCTCGGTGTGTCGGGGATTCAATCGCGGGATAACTTCTTCGAACTGGGTGGACAGTCACTGCAAACCATCCAGATCGTAAATCGTCTGGCCGCAGAGTTTTCTGTCAGCATCAAAGTCTCTGATGTGTTCGATCATCCACAGCTCAGCGACTTCTGCCGCTATCTGGACGACAGGCTGTCACAGGATGAAAACAGCGTGGAAATGGTGTGGTAGGGAAAATGATGAACAAGGCACAACCTCTTCAGTTTGATTTCAGCGGCCAGACCGTCTGGGTAACCGGCGCGGCGAGCGGCATTGGCGAAAGCATTGCCCGCCAGTTTGTCGCGCTCGGCGCGAACGTGATCGGATTCGATCGCGCATTCCAACATAACGCTTCCCCGTATAACGATCGCCCGTTTCGCTGCGTGACGCTGGATATCAGCGAGCCGAACAGCGTGGCGGCGGTGTGTCGTCAGCAGTTGGCGGAAACGGGGCTAGACGTTCTGGTCAATGCCGCCGGGATTCTGCGTTTAGGTGATATCGATGCGCTGAGCGTGGACGACTGGCAGCAGTGTATTAACGTCAATGCCTCTGGCGCGTTTTATCTGTTGAACGCGCTGGTGCCGCACTTTAAGCAGCAGCGCCGTGGCGCGATTGTCTGCGTCGGCTCTAATGCCGCACATATTCCTCGCATGCAGATGGCGGCGTACTGTGCTTCGAAAGCGGCGCTCACCAGCCTGTCTCACTGCGCAGGGCTGGAACTGGCGCCTTACGGCGTGCGTTGTAATTTGGTGTCGCCAGGATCGACGGATACGCCGATGCAGCGCGGCATGTGGCACAGCGCCGATGCGGAACAGCGCACTATCGCGGGCTTTCCTGACCAGTACAAGCTGGGGATTCCGCTGGGCAAGATTGCTCAGCCGGAAGAGATCGCCAATACCGTGGTTTTTTTGGCTTCCGATCTGGCCAGCCACATCACCATGCAGGACGTGGTGGTGGATGGCGGGGCAACGCTAACGGCCTGATTTGCTGAGAGAGTGACAAGTCATGAAAGATATCGTAACGCTGTTAAAGCAGCTGGAACGGCAGGGTGTGCGTCTGGCGTTAAATACGCAAGGACAGCTGATTTCGCAGTCCAATAAAGAAGCGATCACGGCAGAAATTGGGCGCACGATTAAGGAAAACAAAGACGCTATCGTGCGCTGCCTGACGGCGCAGCAGGCGTTTGAACGCCCCATCACGCCGCAGAATGCGACGTCTGGCCCGCTGTCGTCATCGCAAAGCGGGCTATGGTTTATCGAACAATACGAAGAGCAATCACACCTCTACAACATGCCGGTCTATTTTCGTCTGACCGGCACGCTGGATGTGGCCGCGCTGGAGTTTGCCTTTGATGCGCTGGCGCAGCGCCATGCCAGCCTGCGCACCCGTTTTGTGGTTAATGAACAGGGCAAGGGTGAGCAGCGTATCGATGCCTATCAACCGTTTGTGATACAGCATGATGACTTCTCTCTGTTACCAGAAGCTGAACGGGAAGGGCGTTTACAGCAGCAGGTGAAAGCGGAAATCAGCCGTCCATTCGATCTCACGGCGGGCGATCTCACCCGCGTGCGGCTGGTGAAGATGAGCGAGCGGACGCACGTTCTGATGATCACCCAGCACCACATCATTTCCGATGGCTGGTCGGTGAAGAATCTGTTTGCTGACTTCAAACCGGCCTTTTTGGCCTGTCAAAACCGCCAGCCTTATCCTGTCGAGACCACTCAGCTTAACTATATCGACTACGCACACTGGTTCAATTCCGACGCATTTCTGGATTACCACAACGAATTCAAACCGTTCTGGGTTGAGCGGCTGACGGGGATTCCGGAAGTGCACAGCCTTCCGCTGGATAAACCGCGTCCGGCGCACCAGAACAGCGGTGGTGAGGTGATCTTCTCCGCGATCAACAACGATCTGTGGGATAAATTCAAGCGCCTGTGTCAGCGCTACAATACGTCTAACTTCATTGGTCTTCATGCTGTGTTCTCCCTGATGCTGGCGCGTATCAGCGGCGAGAAAGACATTGTGATTGGCTCCCCGCTGGCCTATCGCGAGCGGCCGGATATCGAAGATGTTGTCGGCTTCTTCGTTAACACCATCGTGCTACGTACCCAATTGCAGGACAGCCAGAACTTTGTCGATTACCTGCAATACTGCCGCGAACAGGATCTCTCGGCCTTCGATCATCAGCTCTATCGCTTTGAAGCGCTGAGTGAGGCGATCGGGTCCGATCGTACCACGGCGATCAATCCGATCTTCCAGGTGATGCTGGTTTATCAAGCCAAAGTGGATTTCAACGATCTGATCCCTGGCTGTGATGCGGCGGAGGAAACTTCGCCGGTGCTGCCTGCCAAGACGGACATTTCGGTCAAAGTGACGGAACTGATGGGCGAAGTTCGGCTGGACTGGCTGTTTGCCACTGCGCTGTTTGAGCGCCAGACGATCCAGTATTACGCCGACCGCTTTATCCGGCTGATCGAAGCCGTGGTGGAAAATCCGGAAACCGATGTCTGGCATCTGCCGTTGATGGAAACGGATCGATTTGCCGCTGTGCTGGCGGAAACCCAGCAGTTGCCGCGTAGCTATCCGCAGCCACAACTGACGGTAACCGACGTGATTGAAGCCGTGGCACAGCGCGATCCACAGCAGTTGGCGATTGCCTTTGATGGTGAGCAGCGCACCGACACGCTGACGTATGCCGAACTGAACAGGCAGGCTAACCAGCTCGCACACTGGCTGCACCGTCAGGGTCTGGGCGAACAGTCGCTGGTTGGCGTGCTGGCGAAACGCGATCGCTATTTTGTCATTGCGCTACTGGCCATTTGGAAAGCGGGTGCAGCCTATGTGCCGCTGGATCCTGAATATCCGCCAGAGCGACTGCGCCACATCATTACCGATGCCAATCTTGCCGTTATTCTCGGCGGTGATGGGCAACAGCTGGCGCAATGGTCAGCCGAACAGCGTATCGATCTGACCGATCCTGCTGTTGTCGAGCAGTGGCAGGATCTGCCGGGTGATGAACCCCCAGCAATTCCGCGCCACGCACAACAGCTGGCACAGGTGATCTACACCTCGGGATCGACCGGCTTGCCGAAAGGCGTGATGATCGAACACGGTTCGCTGATCAATCTGCTGGACGATCATCGCGATCGCATCGATTTCACGCCACAAAGCACCATGTTCAACTGCATGTCGCTCTCGTTTGACGCCGGTAACATGACGACGCTATTGCCGCTAAGCAGCGGCGGAACGTTAGCGTTTGGTGAGCCCAACGATCGGGCAATTATGCAGGCCGAACAGGCGGGTGCGACACACCTGATCCTGCCGACGGCGCTGATGTCGATTCTCGACCCTAAGCACGTTAACGGTATTCAGGCCATTGGCATGGGCGGTGAAGCCTGCCCGAACACGGTGGTGGAAAACTGGGCAGAGAAAGTGGCGCTGTACAACATGTACGGGCCGACCGAATGTACCGTCACGGCGTTGAGTACCCGTCTGCGTAAAGGCCAGCCCGTCACCATCGGTAAACCGCTCACCCATATTCAGGCGCTGATTCTGGATGCGGCTGGGCAGTTGTGTCCGGTGGGCGTGCCGGGCGAGCTTTGCCTTGCGGGGCTTGGGCTGGCGCGTGGCTACCTCAATCAGCCGCAGATGACCGCCAGCCGCTTCGAGCACATCACGCTAAATGATGTGAACAATGCGGGGCAAGGCGCGGCAACGTTGCGCATTTATCGCACGGGTGACAAGGCCAGACTGCTGAACAACGGTGATTATGAATACTGTGGCCGTATTGATGAGCAGATTAAACTGCGTGGCTACCGCATCGAACCGGGTGAAATCGAGGCACAGCTAGCGGCAGTCTGCCCACCGCTGAAGCAGATTAAAGTCATCGTGGCGCAGGTAGGGAGTCGTCCGGCGCTGGTCGCTTATGCCACGGTGAAAGCTGACAGCAGCACGCCGGAACCTGCCGCCGTGCTGATTGATGTTGCAAAGTACCTACCGGAATACATGGTGCCTTTCCGACTGATGCTGTTAGAAGACATGCCGCTGACGCCGAACGGTAAGCTCGATATGAAGCAACTGCCGCCGGTGCTGGAAGCAAACGAGGGTGACGGTGAGGCTGACAATCCGCTGGAAGCGGACGTGTTGGCGATTTGGCGCAGC
Proteins encoded in this window:
- a CDS encoding non-ribosomal peptide synthetase encodes the protein MKPLSVAQRGLWLGHALNDDKATFNTAECIAFDGKVDIDAMLSAIRQAVMECECLYCQFVEVAGEHAEQPEIGFVASQLPVPIGVLPIVELLPASMMDEEQTIRQWARDEISLPLDLLNGLPCRFALLCGEKRDFLYSCVHHIALDGFGTTMLFQRIAQIYTALTTGQSAPVAEFGPFSEVLEEERQRDASGQTAQARDFWLETLNSMPEPASFNEKKAPIAARFLRQSCDMPDDLWQPLTALCEGNKISWPDLFLAMLATHLKLVSGSDRLTFGMMVMNRIGSASLMVPSMQMNIVPLCIQVDEQANFVALAQQVARTKRTLRRHQHYRYEHLRRDLNRVGGEQRLFGPLINIMPFDHPLNYGSLSSSTLNLSAGPVEDLTIEIHFKPDGTPVLDFDANPACYSAEALASLQETLFTLLQRWLAQPQQTSGELLGRWLREERELALITSREPEPFVEPVLTAITKQARKNPSYIALAQRDRQYSYQQLLDLSGQAAAALHERGVQPGERIGIMLNRSPETIISLLAVMQCGAVYVPLDPEQPRERQQHIIQIAGLRTIVTQADYQHRLASVFSGEIVLAGHLLSSSAQAVALPTAESREGQIAYVMFTSGSTGLPKGVEIGASALDHFTAAARQRYGLRAEDRVLQFAPFNFDASIEEVFATLTSGATLVLRTDEMLESIPTFVEQVDAQAITLLDLPTAFWNEWVVGLKTGTLTMPSALRAIIIGGEAVYPEQLVQWQRHAPDTLRLINTYGPTETTVVATSCDLQTQSADVAQLPIGLPLAGVNALVLAAGDRPAAEGELVLLGPTLAAGYIGTEHTAFTQLAVGDRHLPAYRTGDRVRLEKGHLLYLGRMDNEFKISGYRIQPGEVESHLLAQPDVDEACVQGIVYPNGVRRLVAFVATKEGEIDARALKQRLSSVLPSAMIPTDYRAFHQLPKTGSNKVDRKRLLAEYHDDAPTQALASDTENRVSAIWQQILGVSGIQSRDNFFELGGQSLQTIQIVNRLAAEFSVSIKVSDVFDHPQLSDFCRYLDDRLSQDENSVEMVW
- the dhbA gene encoding 2,3-dihydro-2,3-dihydroxybenzoate dehydrogenase, which produces MMNKAQPLQFDFSGQTVWVTGAASGIGESIARQFVALGANVIGFDRAFQHNASPYNDRPFRCVTLDISEPNSVAAVCRQQLAETGLDVLVNAAGILRLGDIDALSVDDWQQCINVNASGAFYLLNALVPHFKQQRRGAIVCVGSNAAHIPRMQMAAYCASKAALTSLSHCAGLELAPYGVRCNLVSPGSTDTPMQRGMWHSADAEQRTIAGFPDQYKLGIPLGKIAQPEEIANTVVFLASDLASHITMQDVVVDGGATLTA